Proteins encoded by one window of Chondromyces crocatus:
- a CDS encoding TetR/AcrR family transcriptional regulator, producing the protein MKTPLDERARLLGEAAALIRESKGFSVAGLAERVGLSRAAVYRLVGGHEAILGALRAAGQVDEGEAARTDARERILDAMTERLRTQRFGRLTVEEIAGEAGVSAMTVYRHFGDRPGLLRAFMEERSPRGDLRALLKGIGNDEVPEVVLTALARRALGFAAAFPHIVRMLISPDPEEDELLRPLRNGGNRGREALASYLDAQMQRGRLRHEDAALLAELFVGMVVALALKRSGPGDLDAAAGLLVRTFLEGHATRGGGEGVGHGS; encoded by the coding sequence ATGAAAACGCCACTGGACGAACGCGCGCGCTTGCTCGGGGAGGCGGCCGCCTTGATCCGGGAGAGCAAAGGGTTCTCGGTGGCCGGGCTGGCCGAGCGGGTGGGGCTGTCGCGCGCGGCCGTCTACCGGCTGGTGGGTGGGCACGAGGCGATCCTGGGCGCGCTGCGCGCGGCGGGGCAGGTCGATGAAGGGGAAGCGGCGCGGACCGATGCGCGAGAGCGGATCCTGGACGCGATGACGGAGCGGCTCCGGACGCAGCGCTTCGGTCGGCTCACGGTGGAGGAGATCGCGGGCGAGGCGGGGGTCTCGGCGATGACGGTCTACCGTCACTTCGGAGATCGGCCGGGGCTCTTGCGGGCGTTCATGGAGGAGCGGTCGCCCCGAGGGGATCTGCGCGCGCTGCTGAAGGGCATCGGGAACGACGAGGTGCCGGAGGTGGTGCTCACGGCGCTCGCCCGGAGGGCGCTGGGGTTCGCGGCGGCGTTCCCGCACATCGTGCGGATGCTGATCTCGCCGGATCCCGAGGAAGACGAGCTGCTGCGGCCGCTGCGCAACGGGGGAAACCGTGGTCGGGAGGCGCTCGCGAGCTACCTCGACGCGCAGATGCAGCGGGGTCGGCTGCGCCATGAAGACGCGGCGCTGCTGGCCGAGCTGTTCGTGGGGATGGTGGTCGCGCTGGCGCTGAAGAGGTCCGGGCCGGGAGACCTCGACGCGGCCGCAGGGCTTCTGGTGCGCACGTTTCTCGAGGGGCATGCCACGCGAGGTGGCGGGGAAGGAGTGGGTCATGGGAGCTGA
- a CDS encoding type II toxin-antitoxin system RatA family toxin: MSTIQTSVEIEAPIAPLFDLMQDYGLRLEWDPFLRSMRFQDGAPEAAVGVRVWVRAHNGLSMEVEYITLRPPEQVAVNMVRGPAIFRQFSGAWVLKPVTETRTRVTFRYHFALRPEILSPLLDPVARWVMTRDMEQRMAALKKSAETTDILRRLPERPSRS; encoded by the coding sequence ATGTCCACCATCCAGACATCCGTCGAGATCGAGGCGCCCATCGCGCCGCTCTTCGATCTCATGCAGGACTACGGGCTGAGGCTGGAGTGGGATCCGTTCCTGCGATCCATGCGGTTCCAGGACGGTGCTCCAGAGGCCGCGGTCGGGGTGCGGGTCTGGGTGCGCGCGCACAACGGGCTGTCGATGGAGGTGGAGTACATCACGCTCAGGCCACCGGAGCAGGTGGCCGTGAACATGGTGCGCGGGCCGGCGATCTTCCGGCAGTTCTCGGGGGCGTGGGTGCTCAAGCCGGTCACGGAGACGCGGACGCGGGTGACGTTCCGGTACCACTTCGCGCTCCGGCCCGAGATCCTTTCGCCGCTGCTCGACCCGGTGGCCAGGTGGGTGATGACGCGGGACATGGAGCAGCGCATGGCCGCGCTCAAGAAGAGTGCCGAGACCACGGACATCCTGCGGCGGCTGCCCGAACGACCGTCGCGGTCGTGA